Proteins encoded together in one Marinithermus hydrothermalis DSM 14884 window:
- a CDS encoding histidine phosphatase family protein — translation MGMLAHFLAGPHPKTTLLLTRAGPVENPEHLLYSHPGLPLAAEGRQAARALARRLADYPVRAVYTADSRAELEFARLVAEALGVPLEVRPALRERAWGAWEGLAFGEVEARWPELVRDWVQDEAGFRPPGGESVRDVWARACPCLEAVLAAHRGQGVLVVGNCTVNRAALALALPCLPPEEGLRLEQDYARLTVIEFYGSEGVVKALNLG, via the coding sequence ATGGGGATGCTGGCGCATTTCCTCGCGGGGCCGCACCCGAAGACCACCCTCCTCCTCACGCGGGCCGGTCCCGTGGAGAACCCCGAGCACCTCCTCTACAGCCACCCGGGCCTGCCCCTCGCGGCGGAGGGACGGCAGGCGGCGCGAGCGCTCGCCCGGCGCCTGGCGGACTACCCTGTGCGGGCCGTGTACACCGCGGACTCCCGCGCCGAGCTCGAGTTCGCCCGCCTGGTCGCGGAGGCTTTGGGCGTGCCCCTTGAGGTGCGGCCAGCCCTGCGCGAGCGCGCCTGGGGGGCCTGGGAGGGGTTGGCCTTCGGCGAGGTGGAGGCCCGCTGGCCGGAGCTCGTGCGGGACTGGGTCCAGGACGAGGCGGGGTTCCGCCCGCCGGGCGGGGAGAGCGTGCGGGACGTGTGGGCGCGGGCCTGCCCGTGCCTTGAGGCGGTGCTCGCGGCGCACCGCGGCCAGGGTGTGCTCGTGGTGGGGAACTGCACCGTGAACCGCGCGGCGCTCGCGCTGGCCCTGCCCTGCCTGCCCCCGGAGGAGGGGCTTCGGCTGGAGCAGGACTACGCCCGGCTCACGGTAATCGAGTTTTACGGGAGCGAAGGGGTGGTTAAGGCCCTGAACCTCGGGTGA
- a CDS encoding GNAT family N-acetyltransferase, whose product MVRPVAQGDLPQILDLLRWMDRDPARRVLVPDARVLEELFWEVEGGWVLANGARLEGYAALYPFWEGGALEGPLVRGAGGEALVEALVREAERRGYRVLYAFPAEANAPTRALLERCGFSALHTTYFFVTGPRELGFAPPEGVRLEHVRAVDPEVYRALYRQCEDGWSLRLSWSDAELLAHFAREDVALWIAYRDQHPVGMVELEVAPQEAEVAYIGVVPEARGSGIGRALLACAARHAFAQAGVTALRVRAHDHEKSAIELYERLGFTLEEAVVTYARELEAR is encoded by the coding sequence ATGGTACGGCCGGTAGCCCAGGGGGACCTCCCCCAAATCCTGGACCTGCTCCGCTGGATGGACCGCGATCCCGCGCGGCGGGTTCTGGTGCCGGACGCGCGGGTGCTGGAGGAGCTGTTCTGGGAGGTGGAGGGCGGCTGGGTGCTGGCCAACGGTGCGCGCCTCGAGGGGTACGCGGCCCTCTACCCCTTCTGGGAGGGCGGCGCGCTCGAGGGACCCTTGGTGCGCGGAGCGGGAGGGGAGGCGCTCGTGGAGGCGCTGGTGCGCGAGGCGGAGCGCCGCGGGTACCGCGTACTGTACGCCTTCCCGGCCGAGGCGAACGCCCCGACGCGGGCCTTGCTGGAGCGGTGCGGGTTCAGCGCCCTGCACACCACGTACTTCTTCGTGACGGGCCCCCGCGAGTTGGGGTTCGCGCCCCCGGAAGGCGTGCGCCTCGAGCACGTGCGGGCGGTGGACCCGGAGGTGTACCGGGCGCTGTACCGCCAGTGCGAGGACGGGTGGAGCCTGCGTTTGTCCTGGAGCGACGCGGAGCTGCTCGCGCACTTCGCGCGGGAGGACGTGGCCCTTTGGATCGCGTACCGCGACCAGCATCCCGTGGGGATGGTCGAGCTCGAGGTCGCCCCGCAGGAGGCGGAGGTGGCCTACATCGGGGTGGTGCCGGAGGCACGCGGGAGCGGGATCGGGCGGGCGCTCCTCGCCTGCGCGGCCCGGCACGCGTTCGCGCAGGCGGGGGTGACGGCGCTGCGGGTGCGGGCGCACGACCACGAGAAATCCGCGATCGAGCTATACGAGCGGCTGGGGTTCACCCTCGAGGAGGCCGTCGTGACCTACGCCAGAGAACTGGAAGCGCGATGA
- a CDS encoding histone deacetylase family protein, producing MHPAYTTAPFPLELPPHHPFPLYKYPGVAEALRDRLAIRTPPAVDWGTLALAHRPAYLMRLRQEGLQRQEELRLGLRYTPALLERARRSVGGTLAATQDALIHGLGLNLAGGTHHAYPDRAEGYSLFNDVAVAVRWLRAQGFRGRVLVVDLDAHQGNGTAVFFQDDPTVFTLSVHAANNYPRHKEQSDLDVPLPDRTPDAAYLEALEPALEEAFAFRPELVFYNAGVDVLAGDRFGRLALSLEGVRARDQAVLARVRQVGARLVVVMGGGYNRNPDLTVAAHAQTYRLALAALG from the coding sequence ATGCACCCCGCGTATACCACGGCCCCTTTTCCCCTCGAGCTGCCCCCGCACCACCCCTTCCCCCTCTACAAGTACCCGGGCGTCGCCGAAGCCCTCCGGGACCGGCTCGCCATCCGCACCCCGCCCGCCGTGGACTGGGGCACGCTGGCCCTGGCGCACCGCCCCGCGTACCTCATGCGCCTGCGCCAGGAAGGACTTCAGCGCCAGGAGGAGCTTAGGCTGGGGCTGCGCTACACCCCCGCCCTCCTCGAGCGGGCGCGGCGCTCGGTGGGCGGCACGCTCGCCGCAACGCAGGACGCGCTCATCCACGGGCTCGGCCTCAACCTCGCCGGCGGCACGCACCACGCCTACCCGGACCGGGCCGAGGGGTACAGCCTGTTCAACGACGTGGCGGTCGCGGTACGCTGGCTTCGCGCCCAGGGGTTCCGGGGCCGGGTGCTCGTGGTGGACCTGGATGCCCACCAGGGGAACGGCACCGCGGTCTTCTTTCAGGATGACCCCACGGTCTTCACCCTCTCGGTCCACGCGGCGAACAACTACCCGCGGCACAAGGAGCAAAGCGACCTGGACGTGCCCCTCCCGGACCGCACGCCGGACGCGGCTTACCTCGAGGCGCTCGAGCCGGCCCTGGAGGAAGCCTTCGCCTTCCGGCCCGAACTCGTGTTCTACAACGCGGGCGTGGACGTCCTCGCCGGGGACCGCTTCGGGCGGCTCGCCCTCTCCCTGGAGGGGGTGCGGGCGCGCGATCAGGCGGTGCTTGCGCGGGTTCGGCAGGTCGGAGCGCGGCTCGTGGTGGTGATGGGCGGCGGGTACAACCGGAACCCGGACCTCACGGTCGCGGCACACGCCCAGACCTACCGGCTGGCCCTCGCGGCCCTGGGCTAA
- a CDS encoding phosphatase PAP2 family protein gives MNAMETVVFLQSLLGPGAEGVMLLVTHLGSEYAYVVFLALYFWLVDPHVGRRLGILMGLTFGLNAVLKFLFAAPRPFHLDPAVASAAAKATAGGPGFPSGHAQGSATLWGFLALWHRRAWLAWIAGLVIVLVGVSRVYLGVHFPLDVVGGTLLGLALAAAGVAFPSYPIWPLGARLGVVGGAFLLGVLWPLLARELAVIAGFFFSRPRFTPPATWPARLAFAGAGIALVLAVYVGLGVLLGEARHAGWGAFVRYLGLVIFATEVWPRVLPQRAR, from the coding sequence ATGAACGCAATGGAGACCGTAGTGTTTTTGCAGAGCCTGCTGGGCCCGGGGGCGGAGGGGGTGATGCTCCTCGTGACCCACCTGGGCTCGGAGTACGCGTACGTCGTCTTCCTCGCGCTTTACTTTTGGTTGGTGGATCCGCACGTAGGGCGGCGGCTCGGGATTTTGATGGGCCTTACCTTCGGCCTGAATGCGGTGTTGAAGTTTCTCTTCGCCGCGCCGCGCCCGTTCCACCTGGACCCCGCCGTGGCTTCCGCGGCCGCAAAGGCCACGGCGGGCGGGCCGGGCTTTCCGAGCGGGCACGCCCAGGGTTCGGCGACGCTTTGGGGGTTCCTTGCGCTTTGGCACCGGCGAGCGTGGCTTGCGTGGATTGCGGGGCTCGTGATCGTGCTGGTGGGGGTTTCGCGGGTGTACCTCGGGGTGCATTTCCCGCTGGACGTGGTTGGGGGCACGCTGCTCGGCCTGGCGCTTGCGGCGGCCGGGGTGGCCTTCCCCTCTTACCCGATCTGGCCGCTGGGAGCGCGGTTGGGGGTTGTGGGCGGCGCGTTCCTCCTGGGGGTTTTGTGGCCCCTGCTGGCGCGGGAGCTTGCGGTAATCGCCGGGTTTTTCTTCTCCCGGCCGCGCTTCACGCCACCCGCGACCTGGCCGGCGCGCCTCGCGTTCGCCGGGGCCGGGATCGCCCTCGTGCTCGCGGTGTACGTGGGGCTGGGCGTGTTGCTCGGCGAGGCGCGCCATGCGGGCTGGGGGGCGTTCGTGCGGTATCTCGGGCTGGTTATCTTCGCGACCGAGGTTTGGCCGCGCGTGCTGCCGCAG